One part of the Solanum dulcamara chromosome 3, daSolDulc1.2, whole genome shotgun sequence genome encodes these proteins:
- the LOC129883128 gene encoding histone-lysine N-methyltransferase ASHR2, which translates to MANNQLLKISEIEGRGRGLVATQPLKPGQLILKDSPLLLYSASSLVTSNTFCSNCFRVILQSPIPCPWCPSSFFCTSNCQSSALSSSHTPWVCQSLTHLRNSFSSHNLNVDQQIQAFFLISAYNLAVISPSSFRVLLSLQGDSSVVSETDANLLHSLVATCPSTNLGEFGFSQELTAALLAKDKVNAFGLMEPFDSNRERGVRAYGIYPMASFFNHDCLPNACRFEYVDTDVNNRSNTDIIVRVIHDVPEGREICLSYFPVNFKYLERQERLKEDYGFTCNCDRCEVEANWSDREDDAMDKEGEGSEEEEEEDEEMEEDMDDEVNVNGEMEERDQDFPHAYFFLRYMCNRENCWGTLAPLPPDASPSTVMECNVCGNFSKSDELMVGSGDH; encoded by the coding sequence ATGGCGAACAATCAATTGTTAAAGATTTCAGAAATtgaaggaagaggaagaggactTGTTGCTACTCAACCCCTAAAACCTGGACAACTCATCCTCAAAGACTCCCCTCTCCTTCTTTACTCTGCTTCTTCTTTGGTCACATCAAACACTTTTTGCTCAAATTGCTTCAGGGTAATCCTCCAATCTCCCATTCCTTGTCCATGGTGCCCTTCTTCATTCTTCTGTACCTCTAATTGTCAGTCTTCAGCTTTATCCTCTTCTCACACTCCTTGGGTTTGCCAATCCTTGACTCACTTAAGAAACAGCTTTTCTTCTCATAATCTGAATGTAGATCAACAGATTCAAGCTTTTTTTCTTATCTCTGCTTATAATTTGGCAGTGATTTCTCCTTCCTCTTTTCGTGTTCTGTTATCCCTTCAAGGGGATTCGTCAGTTGTGTCGGAAACTGATGCTAATTTGCTTCATTCCCTTGTTGCTACGTGCCCGTCTACGAATCTTGGTGAATTTGGGTTCTCCCAAGAGCTTACTGCGGCACTTTTGGCGAAGGATAAGGTTAATGCATTTGGGTTGATGGAACCTTTTGATTCTAATAGAGAAAGGGGTGTTAGGGCTTACGGGATTTATCCGATGGCGTCGTTTTTCAATCATGATTGTCTTCCGAATGCGTGCAGGTTTGAGTATGTTGATACGGATGTTAATAACAGGAGTAATACTGATATTATTGTTAGGGTGATTCATGATGTGCCTGAGGGTAGAGAGATTTGTTTGAGTTATTTCCCTGTGAATTTTAAGTATTTGGAAAGGCAGGAAAGGTTGAAGGAGGATTATGGTTTTACTTGCAATTGCGATCGGTGTGAGGTCGAGGCTAATTGGTCTGATAGAGAGGATGATGCTATGGATAAGGAGGGCGAGGGAAgtgaagaggaagaggaagaggatgAAGAGATGGAGGAAGATATGGATGATGAAGTAAATGTAAATGGCGAGATGGAGGAGAGGGATCAAGATTTTCCTCACGCGTATTTCTTCCTTAGATACATGTGTAATCGAGAGAATTGCTGGGGTACATTGGCTCCATTGCCTCCTGATGCATCTCCATCCACAGTTATGGAATGCAATGTTTGTGGTAATTTTAGCAAATCTGATGAGCTTATGGTTGGCTCTGGGGACCATTAG
- the LOC129883714 gene encoding germin-like protein subfamily 1 member 7: MISTLYKTYVLQLTTLRLRVNHPSIVFAYKRVLVNGKFCKDPKLVKAEDFFASGLNVSGSAVPQFVFSVKIMDVNSTPGLNTLGISIVHVDLESQGLIPLHTHPRATKLTTILEGTIYAGFLVPDANLFKSRLFSKIMNPGYVYVIPQGLIHFQYNVGHKNATLLSSLNSQNPGVIMIPSTIFASDPPIMDNGLAKGFQLDKKVIDELRKKFS; the protein is encoded by the exons ATGATCTCAACCCTCTACAAGACATATGTGTTGCAGTTGACAACTCTAAGGCTTCGGGTCAATCATCCTTCTATAGTTTTTGCTTACAAACGAG TTTTAGTGAATGGAAAGTTTTGCAAAGACCCAAAGCTTGTAAAAGCGGAAGATTTCTTTGCTTCAGGTCTTAATGTTAGTGGAAGTGCAGTGCCTCAGTTTGTTTTTTCGGTAAAGATTATGGATGTAAACAGTACGCCTGGACTCAACACTCTTGGTATTTCTATAGTTCATGTTGACTTGGAATCACAGGGGCTCATTCCACTTCACACACACCCTCGAGCTACCAAGCTCACAACTATCCTGGAGGGTACTATCTATGCAGGATTTCTTGTCCCTGATGCAAACCTTTTCAAGAGTCGTCTCTTCTCCAAAATCATGAATCCTGGCTATGTGTATGTGATCCCACAGGGGCTTATTCACTTCCAGTATAACGTGGGACACAAAAACGCTACTCTGCTTTCTTCTTTGAACAGTCAAAATCCTGGGGTCATCATGATTCCTAGTACAATCTTTGCTTCAGATCCACCTATTATGGACAACGGTCTTGCCAAAGGCTTCCAGCTTGATAAGAAAGTGATTGATGAACTTCGAAAGAAATTCTCCTAG